One Peribacillus simplex NBRC 15720 = DSM 1321 genomic region harbors:
- a CDS encoding peptidoglycan DD-metalloendopeptidase family protein has protein sequence MFSLKGKGIILLMVSVILVLAGNRATAAGLSETTTIHHVYLNDEFVGSVTDETEIEKIVADKVEEAQDDYPDFTFDRESQLTFVPEEVFDEKVKEDEAVKGIQDQLNVKAEAYEIDIDNQAVAYVASKDDAEDVLKKITLLYVNEEEYAEYESGNKDSEKDADSLKEPGSRILDIQFSHPFTFKETMVNPDEIKSVDKTLSMIEEGKEETTIYEAKEDEELEAIATRHDMDLDQLLELNPGQDENKGVKEGERLYVTQRTPYVNVMVEREVFKEERIPFEKKVKEDDELPKGELITEQIGNEGILAFTYNVSETNGKKISETIVNKEVTEKAKTEITRKGTKVIPSQGSGTYSWPADGGYISSKQGQRWGKLHKGIDIARPTTRTITAADNGIIETAGNSGGYGNKITINHNNGYKTVYAHLDSIDVTAGQKVEKGMKIGMMGSTGHSTGVHLHFEIYKNGSLVNPLNYISQ, from the coding sequence ATGTTTAGCTTGAAAGGTAAGGGGATCATCCTGTTGATGGTTTCCGTCATTTTAGTGCTTGCAGGAAATCGGGCAACTGCTGCTGGGCTATCGGAAACTACAACCATACATCATGTTTATCTTAATGATGAGTTCGTCGGAAGTGTGACGGATGAAACGGAAATCGAAAAGATCGTAGCCGATAAGGTAGAAGAAGCACAGGATGATTATCCTGACTTTACATTCGATAGGGAGTCACAGCTGACGTTTGTACCTGAAGAGGTATTCGATGAAAAGGTAAAAGAGGATGAGGCTGTTAAGGGAATTCAAGATCAGTTGAATGTGAAGGCAGAGGCGTATGAAATCGACATAGATAATCAGGCGGTCGCTTATGTTGCGTCAAAGGATGATGCCGAGGACGTTCTGAAGAAAATCACTTTATTATATGTAAATGAAGAGGAATACGCTGAATACGAATCAGGTAATAAAGATAGTGAAAAAGATGCGGATTCGTTAAAAGAGCCAGGAAGTAGAATTCTGGACATCCAGTTTTCACATCCCTTTACGTTTAAAGAGACAATGGTAAATCCGGACGAAATCAAGAGCGTCGATAAAACCCTTTCCATGATAGAAGAAGGAAAGGAAGAAACGACGATCTATGAGGCTAAGGAAGATGAGGAACTTGAAGCCATTGCCACTAGGCATGATATGGACCTGGATCAACTGCTGGAGCTAAATCCGGGACAGGATGAGAACAAAGGTGTTAAAGAGGGCGAGCGTCTCTATGTGACCCAGCGTACCCCCTATGTGAACGTAATGGTAGAAAGAGAAGTATTTAAGGAAGAGAGGATTCCTTTTGAAAAGAAAGTGAAGGAGGATGACGAACTTCCTAAGGGCGAACTCATTACTGAACAAATAGGGAATGAGGGGATTCTTGCTTTCACCTATAATGTATCTGAAACAAACGGAAAGAAAATCAGTGAAACGATCGTAAATAAGGAAGTCACGGAAAAAGCCAAAACAGAAATCACTAGAAAAGGCACGAAGGTCATTCCTTCACAGGGCAGCGGTACATATTCATGGCCTGCAGATGGGGGCTATATTTCCAGTAAGCAGGGCCAGCGCTGGGGGAAACTTCATAAAGGTATTGATATTGCCCGGCCAACCACCAGGACCATAACGGCAGCAGATAATGGGATAATCGAAACTGCCGGAAACTCCGGAGGATATGGAAATAAGATAACGATCAATCATAATAATGGGTATAAGACAGTGTATGCCCATTTGGATTCAATAGATGTAACAGCAGGACAAAAGGTTGAAAAAGGCATGAAAATTGGTATGATGGGTTCAACAGGGCACTCGACTGGTGTCCACCTCCATTTTGAAATATATAAAAACGGGTCTCTCGTTAATCCGCTAAACTATATAAGTCAGTAA
- the yycF gene encoding response regulator YycF, with protein MDKKILVVDDEKPIADILQFNLKKEGYEVFCAYDGNEALKMVEERQPDLILLDIMLPQRDGMEVCREVRKKYETPIIMLTAKDSEIDKVLGLELGADDYVTKPFSTREIIARVKANLRRQQAVPVPDQENEPKEITIGTLTIHPDAYVVSKRGDTIELTHREFELLHYLAKHIGQVMTREHLLQTVWGYDYFGDVRTVDVTVRRLREKIEDNPSHPGWIVTRRGVGYYLRNPEQE; from the coding sequence ATGGATAAAAAGATTCTGGTAGTGGATGACGAAAAGCCAATTGCTGATATATTACAATTCAATCTAAAAAAAGAAGGCTATGAAGTTTTTTGTGCTTATGATGGCAATGAAGCCCTCAAAATGGTAGAAGAACGGCAACCTGATTTGATTTTACTTGATATCATGCTACCGCAGCGCGACGGAATGGAAGTTTGCAGGGAAGTAAGGAAGAAGTATGAAACGCCGATCATCATGTTAACGGCAAAAGATTCGGAGATAGATAAGGTCTTAGGATTGGAGCTTGGTGCAGACGACTATGTGACAAAGCCATTTAGTACCCGGGAAATAATTGCCCGCGTTAAGGCAAACTTAAGACGTCAGCAAGCTGTGCCGGTTCCCGATCAAGAAAATGAACCGAAGGAAATTACGATAGGAACACTTACTATCCATCCGGATGCCTATGTGGTCTCCAAGCGGGGCGATACGATTGAATTGACGCATCGCGAATTTGAGTTGCTTCATTACTTAGCGAAGCACATTGGTCAGGTCATGACAAGGGAGCACTTATTACAAACCGTGTGGGGCTATGATTATTTTGGTGATGTACGGACGGTTGATGTAACGGTCAGACGTCTTCGTGAGAAGATTGAAGACAATCCAAGCCATCCTGGCTGGATTGTAACTAGAAGAGGGGTCGGTTATTACCTGCGTAACCCTGAACAGGAGTAG